Proteins encoded in a region of the Armatimonadota bacterium genome:
- a CDS encoding amidohydrolase family protein has product MLSTVLAASILGATSVKTDHYIVHKFMVPIGDESATVRTIGGKTVTDVRFQFTDRGSPVRLTAKLVAGKDSSPKSMVIKGSVARMVPIDLSVDVTGRQAKVTVAGKVRTEPVSGKPALVSGYAPATFQGRLIRTWIAAGKPATLRTVPAGTVEIRHSKTDSFDLNGRKVKLERYTVKGLIWGIETVWTDAGGGLAAVICRDAEFDHFEAVADRFEPLLSRFAALAGQDATEELARVSKGALGPPAPLTALVGGRLFDGTGSAVLEDSVIVLKGGRIAQIGPRASTPVPSGAKVVDARGKTVLPGLWDMHAHYEQAEWGPVYLAAGVTTIRDCGNVLEFITAVRDSVASGKGIGPRLLLAGILDGDGPYALGRQRVNSVADAKAVVGLYKSKGFDQIKIYSSLKPELVKAVCDEAHNVGMTVTGHLPDGVGLLDGIAAGMDMVNHVGYLSQYAGRDRDLDAPKFLEAVEAMRSHGTVFDPTLAVFESMMHDKTVPALSLEPGLAFVAPALKPTLMSGRQGGEASDARNFESLCKVVGRAYKAGVKVVAGTDQTVPGHSLHRELELYVKGGLTPTEALLTATRIPAEVMGRLKDSGTVEVGKRADLVIVDGNPVQSIHDIRNVRTVVAAGRVYDPARLWRLAGFAPPRFRRSEG; this is encoded by the coding sequence ATGCTCAGTACCGTTCTGGCCGCCTCGATTCTTGGTGCGACATCGGTCAAGACGGACCATTACATCGTGCACAAGTTCATGGTGCCGATCGGCGACGAGTCGGCAACGGTCCGGACCATTGGCGGAAAGACCGTCACGGACGTCCGGTTCCAGTTCACAGACCGCGGTAGCCCGGTCCGATTGACGGCGAAGCTCGTGGCAGGCAAGGATTCAAGCCCGAAGTCGATGGTCATCAAGGGCTCGGTCGCCCGGATGGTACCGATCGACCTGAGCGTCGACGTGACAGGCCGACAGGCCAAAGTCACCGTCGCGGGAAAAGTCCGGACCGAGCCCGTTTCAGGCAAGCCGGCTTTGGTCAGCGGCTACGCGCCCGCGACGTTTCAAGGCCGGTTGATCCGCACCTGGATTGCGGCGGGCAAGCCCGCGACCCTTCGCACCGTTCCGGCCGGAACCGTCGAAATCCGGCACAGTAAGACCGATTCGTTCGACCTGAACGGCCGCAAGGTCAAACTGGAACGTTACACCGTCAAAGGGCTGATCTGGGGCATCGAGACGGTCTGGACCGATGCAGGAGGCGGACTTGCGGCCGTGATCTGCCGCGATGCGGAGTTCGACCATTTCGAGGCCGTGGCGGACCGGTTCGAACCGCTCTTGAGCCGGTTCGCGGCCTTGGCCGGTCAGGACGCGACGGAAGAACTGGCCCGAGTTTCCAAGGGGGCGCTCGGACCTCCTGCGCCGTTAACGGCCCTTGTCGGAGGTCGCCTTTTCGACGGAACCGGCTCTGCCGTCCTCGAGGACTCGGTCATCGTCCTGAAGGGCGGTCGGATCGCCCAGATCGGGCCGCGGGCCAGCACGCCCGTACCTTCCGGGGCAAAGGTCGTGGACGCCCGGGGCAAGACCGTCCTTCCCGGCCTTTGGGACATGCACGCCCACTACGAGCAAGCCGAGTGGGGCCCCGTGTACCTGGCCGCGGGCGTGACGACGATCCGTGACTGTGGGAACGTGTTGGAGTTCATTACCGCTGTCCGCGACTCGGTCGCGTCGGGCAAAGGTATCGGTCCACGCCTCCTGCTCGCCGGCATCCTCGACGGTGACGGCCCCTATGCCTTGGGGAGGCAACGCGTCAACAGTGTCGCCGATGCTAAGGCCGTCGTCGGGCTCTATAAGTCGAAAGGCTTCGATCAGATCAAGATCTACAGCTCCCTGAAGCCCGAGCTCGTCAAAGCGGTCTGCGACGAGGCCCATAACGTCGGAATGACGGTCACTGGACACCTTCCGGACGGCGTGGGACTGCTCGACGGCATCGCGGCCGGCATGGACATGGTCAACCATGTGGGCTACCTGTCCCAATACGCCGGACGCGACCGTGACCTCGACGCCCCGAAGTTCTTGGAAGCGGTCGAAGCGATGCGAAGCCATGGGACGGTCTTCGATCCCACCCTCGCCGTCTTCGAATCCATGATGCACGACAAGACCGTCCCGGCTCTTTCGCTCGAGCCGGGGCTCGCCTTCGTCGCCCCGGCACTCAAGCCGACCTTGATGTCCGGTCGGCAAGGGGGCGAAGCTTCCGATGCCCGGAACTTCGAGTCGCTCTGCAAGGTCGTCGGCCGGGCCTACAAGGCTGGCGTCAAAGTCGTTGCCGGAACAGACCAGACGGTACCGGGCCACAGCCTTCACCGTGAACTCGAGCTCTACGTCAAGGGCGGACTGACGCCTACAGAGGCCCTTCTCACGGCGACCAGGATCCCGGCCGAAGTCATGGGTCGGCTCAAGGACAGTGGCACCGTCGAAGTCGGAAAGCGGGCCGACCTTGTCATCGTCGACGGGAACCCGGTCCAGTCCATCCATGACATCCGAAACGTTCGCACGGTCGTGGCGGCGGGCCGCGTCTACGATCCGGCACGACTTTGGAGACTTGCGGGCTTTGCGCCGCCCCGGTTCCGCCGGTCCGAAGGTTGA
- a CDS encoding glycosyltransferase family 39 protein: MDVQAPVEAEARRAVAKGGTVVAVVLLAVTTALFAPLVPRPLDGDPALYAYVGDRLLHGDGLYKDVWDVKPPGFPFLYSAAFAVFGRHMWAPALLDALFAFATAAGVFVLTSRYAGRPGSWCAALFALVAYWGVAVSGLGLQAEGFAAPFLIWAFVLRGADRTGWAVNLLSGALLAYAVMVKTPLAVFAIPWTFLGAGKGRNGPALVGAAAVFGAVLVYLKAHHAVSEAAYTLFEFAGSFVAQRTKPPFDPLAWLAAMAGGLWLVIIANWAGVVVAFKERSLKPVAWAVLAALALTVYQGAYWSYHWYLVNVFAAVGVGVGFERLTAATKKPAALVGGLAAVILVALNVSTFLKPGEEQGREPSLVGQWARIGTLVATRDWDAYAAKFLTSYGDPPLTQADMGALAKRIAKQTSASDTVWTTQMPPTLSFLAERREPVRFIYPDGLEVQAPRRTVWTREFIEDIVRKRPAVIVVARVWRMPFQKPIDGIVRIQRTPVLGEFFAQNYELETSVKGALDVYRLKRP; the protein is encoded by the coding sequence ATGGACGTACAAGCGCCGGTCGAGGCCGAAGCCCGGCGTGCTGTCGCAAAAGGCGGCACCGTCGTCGCCGTCGTGCTTCTCGCCGTGACTACGGCCCTCTTTGCGCCTCTCGTACCCAGGCCGCTCGACGGCGACCCCGCGCTATACGCCTATGTCGGCGACCGGCTTTTGCACGGTGACGGCCTCTATAAGGACGTCTGGGACGTCAAACCTCCCGGCTTTCCGTTCCTCTATTCAGCCGCGTTCGCCGTGTTCGGCCGCCACATGTGGGCGCCTGCGCTGTTGGACGCCCTTTTCGCGTTCGCTACGGCCGCAGGTGTCTTCGTCCTAACGTCCCGGTACGCGGGCCGACCGGGTTCCTGGTGCGCGGCCCTGTTCGCCCTCGTGGCCTATTGGGGAGTGGCGGTCTCCGGCCTGGGTCTCCAGGCCGAGGGTTTCGCCGCACCGTTCTTGATCTGGGCTTTCGTTTTGAGGGGTGCAGACCGGACAGGATGGGCCGTGAACCTCCTTTCCGGAGCCCTGTTAGCCTATGCCGTCATGGTCAAGACCCCCCTCGCCGTATTCGCGATACCGTGGACGTTCCTGGGTGCGGGCAAAGGTCGGAACGGGCCAGCCCTCGTCGGTGCGGCCGCAGTCTTCGGGGCCGTTCTCGTCTACCTGAAGGCGCACCATGCCGTCTCCGAAGCCGCTTACACCCTTTTCGAATTCGCAGGCAGTTTTGTCGCACAGCGGACGAAGCCGCCGTTCGATCCGTTGGCGTGGCTCGCGGCGATGGCGGGCGGTCTGTGGCTCGTCATCATCGCCAATTGGGCGGGCGTCGTCGTCGCGTTCAAGGAGAGGTCGCTCAAGCCGGTGGCGTGGGCCGTCCTCGCCGCACTCGCATTGACCGTCTATCAAGGCGCGTATTGGAGCTACCACTGGTATCTCGTCAACGTCTTCGCCGCAGTCGGCGTCGGCGTCGGGTTCGAAAGACTGACCGCCGCCACGAAGAAGCCTGCGGCTCTGGTCGGAGGGCTGGCCGCCGTCATTCTCGTCGCCTTGAACGTCTCCACGTTCCTGAAACCAGGCGAAGAGCAGGGCCGTGAGCCGTCGCTCGTCGGGCAATGGGCCCGGATCGGTACCCTCGTCGCGACCCGGGACTGGGACGCCTATGCGGCGAAGTTCTTGACCTCTTACGGCGACCCTCCACTGACGCAGGCCGACATGGGCGCCCTTGCCAAAAGGATCGCGAAGCAGACGTCGGCGTCCGACACCGTCTGGACGACCCAAATGCCCCCGACCTTGAGCTTCCTAGCAGAACGGCGCGAGCCCGTCCGGTTCATCTATCCCGACGGCCTTGAGGTCCAGGCCCCTCGGCGCACCGTCTGGACTCGGGAATTCATCGAAGACATCGTACGGAAGCGTCCCGCAGTCATCGTCGTGGCGCGGGTGTGGCGTATGCCGTTCCAAAAACCGATCGACGGCATCGTCCGCATCCAGCGCACCCCCGTCCTTGGCGAGTTCTTCGCGCAGAACTATGAGCTCGAGACATCGGTCAAGGGCGCGCTCGACGTCTACCGCCTGAAACGGCCTTAA
- a CDS encoding MFS transporter, translating to MRHKPLLAVFFTVMFDMLSFGTVIPDVQLRAESLGARGVLAGLVLATFSVAQLVFAPLLGRWSDIAGRRRVLIVTCSLAAVSSVVYGFAHSLPTMFVSRALLGVAGANLGVAYAYVSDVTKPEERAGAMGRLGMAFGIGFMIGPPLGSLMIRLGHGDPLLLGLTSAAFAVVNLLFVSFFLEDAPPKDSEPEAFHGKGPVGKLLMALQTPGLGFLLVLFLLANFAFSNLESTYFRLAHDVFHIDQLQTSGVLVLVGATAAVFQGAFIPRLVRRYGEVNLMRIGYLVQAPALAVVPFAPVWIPQLLGAMGLGIGSGLSGPNLSSLISRAAPAAIVGGIFGVTQSLGAVARISGPIVGNALYETAPWLPYAFAGGAMLAPVVMSRLVRQPEAAAPRAVS from the coding sequence TTGCGCCACAAGCCGCTGCTCGCCGTCTTCTTCACGGTCATGTTCGACATGCTCTCGTTCGGAACGGTCATCCCGGACGTGCAGCTCCGGGCCGAGTCGCTCGGTGCCCGTGGCGTCCTCGCCGGATTGGTGCTCGCGACCTTCAGCGTCGCTCAGCTCGTGTTCGCGCCCCTGTTGGGCCGATGGAGCGACATTGCGGGCCGCCGGAGGGTCTTGATCGTGACCTGCTCCCTGGCGGCCGTCTCGTCGGTGGTGTACGGATTCGCCCACAGCCTGCCGACGATGTTCGTCTCCCGCGCATTGCTCGGCGTTGCGGGGGCCAACCTCGGCGTCGCCTACGCCTATGTCAGCGACGTGACGAAGCCTGAAGAGCGGGCGGGCGCGATGGGGCGTCTCGGCATGGCGTTCGGAATCGGTTTCATGATCGGCCCGCCTCTCGGCTCGCTGATGATCCGGCTCGGTCACGGCGACCCGTTGTTGTTGGGCCTGACGTCGGCCGCGTTCGCCGTCGTCAACCTGCTGTTCGTCTCGTTCTTCCTCGAGGACGCGCCCCCGAAAGACTCCGAGCCGGAAGCATTCCACGGCAAAGGACCGGTCGGAAAGCTCCTCATGGCGTTACAGACGCCCGGATTGGGTTTCCTGCTCGTGTTGTTCCTTTTGGCGAACTTCGCGTTCTCGAACCTCGAGAGCACGTACTTCCGTCTGGCCCATGACGTGTTCCACATCGACCAACTCCAGACTTCTGGCGTCCTTGTCCTTGTGGGTGCGACGGCAGCGGTGTTCCAAGGCGCTTTCATCCCTCGACTGGTACGACGTTACGGAGAAGTGAACTTGATGCGGATCGGCTATCTCGTCCAAGCCCCGGCACTGGCCGTCGTCCCCTTCGCCCCGGTCTGGATCCCGCAGTTGCTCGGTGCCATGGGTCTCGGCATCGGCTCCGGACTGTCCGGCCCGAACCTGAGCAGCTTGATTTCCAGGGCTGCGCCCGCCGCGATCGTGGGCGGCATCTTCGGCGTGACCCAATCGCTCGGCGCGGTCGCCCGGATCTCGGGCCCGATCGTCGGCAACGCGCTTTACGAAACCGCGCCGTGGCTGCCCTACGCGTTCGCCGGTGGGGCCATGCTCGCACCGGTCGTCATGTCCCGCCTTGTCCGCCAACCGGAAGCCGCCGCACCTCGGGCGGTATCCTGA
- a CDS encoding aminodeoxychorismate/anthranilate synthase component II: MVVIDNYDSFTYNLVQYLGQCGAECTVRRNDETDLEGVAALSPDGILLSPGPCRPTDSGVCLDIAKSALSPGTAVYGLPLFGVCLGHQAIGTVGGGTVDRARTIRHGKTSLVEHDGRGLFSGLPNPMTAVRYHSLSILNGAVPTGFIVTARSLDDDEIMGVRHETLPIEGVQFHPESVMTENGIQIVRNFVDAVVSARSSDGHGS, translated from the coding sequence ATCGTCGTCATCGACAACTACGACAGCTTCACTTACAACCTGGTTCAGTACTTGGGGCAGTGCGGAGCGGAGTGCACCGTCCGGCGGAACGACGAAACGGACCTCGAAGGAGTCGCCGCGCTAAGTCCGGACGGCATCCTGCTTTCCCCTGGACCGTGTCGGCCGACCGACTCTGGAGTGTGCCTCGACATCGCAAAGTCCGCGCTCTCTCCAGGCACGGCCGTCTACGGCCTTCCGCTCTTCGGCGTCTGCCTCGGGCACCAAGCGATCGGGACGGTGGGGGGCGGAACGGTCGACCGGGCGAGGACCATCCGGCACGGGAAAACCAGCTTGGTCGAACACGACGGACGAGGATTGTTCTCAGGTCTCCCGAACCCGATGACGGCCGTCCGATACCATTCGCTCTCCATCTTGAACGGTGCGGTGCCGACCGGCTTCATCGTGACAGCCCGATCGCTCGACGACGACGAGATCATGGGCGTCCGGCACGAGACCTTGCCGATCGAGGGCGTCCAGTTCCACCCCGAGTCCGTGATGACGGAAAACGGGATCCAGATCGTGAGGAACTTTGTGGACGCGGTCGTGTCCGCCCGATCGTCGGACGGACACGGCTCTTAG